The genomic region CTAAGTTATATTAACTAAGTTAGTTAACTTAGTTTTTTAAACACTTATATATCGCAGATTTAAGTGTTTAATAAGCTTTGTTAGTAAATTTTGTTTTTTTAATTAGATAAAGATTTTAATAATTTTAAACTTAGCATACCCCTATATAGAAATTTCTACACTTTAATGTCCGCATCCTACCCTTGGAACTAATTTAATAGCGTGTATATTTTTAGGAAATCCGCCCATTCATTTTTTTATTGCAAAATGAAACAAATTGCTATAGCTAATAGGGTGTTATCTATTAACTGGTAAAACTTCTTTTGGTTATGGCGACCACCCACAATTTATCGTGCTTTAATACATACCAACATTATTAATTCACTTGTATTTAATTTTCAAAGAACAAACTTTTAACACCTTATAAAATAAAAAGACAATCATTGCTGACTGTCTTAATACTTATTCAAATATTTTCCTACCTAACAAAACTTTACGCGTCCTAAATATTTATTATCTTCTACTTAATGATTTATTTTTTATTTTAATTTACTAATAATAATATTAGTTATTTCATCAATTGACTTATCATCACTTTCAATAACTAAAAAATTAAACTTAGTTTTATATTTTTCATATCATTGTTCATACTTCTCATTTAATAAAACTCAATAATTTTCATCTACTAATAATTCACTAGTTCGGCCACGAACTTTTATGCGCTGAATCGCCGTTGCTGAAGACACGCGTAAAAAAACAATTAAGTCCGGAGTAATTAAATTATCTAAATAAATACTTTCTAAAACCACATTGTGATAAAAGTCACAATAAACTTGATAATCAATATCATTAATAAGTTGTAAGTCTTTTAACACTTCAACAAAAATAACATCTTCCATCACACTACGATCAAAAATTACATTTGTTTTACCCTTAGTTAATTTTAATTGCTGACTTCGTGCCATTAACATATATACTTGCATTTTAAAAGCTGTTTGTTGCGGATTGCGATAATATTCATCCAAATATGGATTTTCCTTTACTGGCTCATTCATTAATAAATAATCGGCATATCTTTTTGATAATTTTTCACTAATAGTTGATTTGCCAGCCCCCACGACTCCTGATAATATAATTCGCATTTATTTAAACTCCTTATTTATGTTAATCTTGACTTTCATTTTTAAATTTATCACTGGCAACCGTCGCTTCTTCAGTTGTTGTTATTGATTCTGATTGGTGAGCCAGTAATATTTGTTGACAACTACTTTTTGATGTTA from Spiroplasma endosymbiont of Lonchoptera lutea harbors:
- a CDS encoding deoxynucleoside kinase, which gives rise to MRIILSGVVGAGKSTISEKLSKRYADYLLMNEPVKENPYLDEYYRNPQQTAFKMQVYMLMARSQQLKLTKGKTNVIFDRSVMEDVIFVEVLKDLQLINDIDYQVYCDFYHNVVLESIYLDNLITPDLIVFLRVSSATAIQRIKVRGRTSELLVDENYWVLLNEKYEQWYEKYKTKFNFLVIESDDKSIDEITNIIISKLK